A single window of Chloroflexota bacterium DNA harbors:
- a CDS encoding type II toxin-antitoxin system VapC family toxin, whose amino-acid sequence MSALDTNVLVRYLVGDVPDQREAARELIDGLTPDEPGFICREVVLEVAWVLECSYDFTRERVADALLALTASDSLVVEDSDDVAAAAYRYRQGGVGFSDLMILKAVERVNAAPLHTFDHRLARMRGATLVGATERTDR is encoded by the coding sequence ATGAGCGCACTCGACACCAATGTGCTCGTTCGATACCTCGTGGGCGACGTTCCCGATCAGAGAGAGGCCGCACGGGAACTGATTGATGGGCTGACGCCGGATGAGCCCGGATTCATCTGCCGCGAGGTTGTCCTCGAGGTTGCCTGGGTACTGGAGTGCAGCTACGACTTCACCAGGGAGCGGGTTGCCGATGCACTGCTGGCCCTGACGGCTTCGGACAGCCTTGTTGTTGAAGACTCGGATGACGTTGCAGCAGCAGCATATCGCTATCGCCAGGGAGGCGTAGGGTTCTCCGACCTGATGATACTCAAGGCGGTCGAACGGGTGAACGCCGCTCCTCTGCATACCTTCGACCACAGGCTTGCCAGGATGCGAGGGGCGACACTGGTGGGCGCTACAGAAAGGACGGACAGATGA
- a CDS encoding peptidase, with protein sequence MIRNFRHRGLAIFYERGDRHRIPPEFADKFERILARLDVAAQPSDMDLPGYRLHPLRGQMAGLWSVRVSGNWRIVFRFEGSNVRDVDFVDYH encoded by the coding sequence ATGATTCGTAATTTCCGGCACCGAGGACTTGCCATCTTTTATGAGCGAGGAGACCGCCACCGGATTCCGCCCGAATTTGCGGACAAGTTTGAGCGCATCCTGGCCCGGCTGGATGTGGCTGCGCAACCAAGCGATATGGATCTGCCCGGATACAGACTCCATCCCCTTCGTGGACAAATGGCTGGATTGTGGTCCGTAAGGGTCTCAGGGAATTGGAGGATCGTGTTCCGCTTTGAGGGCTCAAACGTGAGAGATGTCGACTTTGTTGACTATCACTAA
- a CDS encoding AbrB/MazE/SpoVT family DNA-binding domain-containing protein, translating to MFESRITVKGQTTLPKPVRDSLEVKPGDKVRYVIVDEGVLIMPVRSTSCLFGSLKYDGPAVSLEDMERAIVEGATEE from the coding sequence ATGTTCGAGTCCAGAATAACCGTCAAGGGCCAGACCACGCTGCCCAAACCCGTAAGGGATTCACTGGAAGTGAAGCCCGGAGACAAGGTGCGCTACGTCATAGTCGACGAAGGAGTGCTGATAATGCCGGTCCGGTCAACCAGCTGCCTGTTCGGCAGTCTGAAGTATGACGGACCGGCCGTAAGCCTTGAAGACATGGAGCGCGCGATCGTCGAAGGGGCGACCGAAGAATGA
- a CDS encoding ISNCY family transposase: protein MENVTLNQKEQARLQVLNSLLAKHMTMEQASALMGVSIRQAWRILAAYRKDGAAAIAHGHRGRRAPNATSEATKAIVLHLARTRYAGVNHTHMSELLSEREGIDITRSTLRRLLVSAGENSPRGRRPPKHRVRRQRMPREGMLIQLDGSYHRWLGRDGPQFTLLLAVDDATGTVVNALFCELENTRGYFRLLDGLIRHRGIPLALYVDRHAVFKHTPSPETAAGPTQFSRAMDELGIQLIFAQSPQDKGRVERTAGTFQDWLVSELRLAGAASIGEANRVLGSFLPRFNSRFKVPAQELEVAYRSVDEGMRREKTLCFKYKRRVARDNTVRYRWRTLQLLPGTDRQTYAGAAVDVLEGLDDSLAVQHEGRDVPSQEAPPRPSVLRGFAGRTAHSLIIHPSTVNGLGSKWVDRLATQDTNLDAEQQVDTSGSNGTGRVRKVASPRRRKPTPLQTARWRAVQKAKHKGLSIRGIARELGIHRDTAKKYMNADRPPTSPARLTAKVS, encoded by the coding sequence ATGGAGAATGTGACGTTGAACCAAAAGGAACAGGCAAGGCTTCAGGTACTCAACAGCTTGTTGGCGAAGCATATGACGATGGAGCAGGCATCTGCGCTGATGGGAGTGAGCATACGCCAAGCGTGGCGCATACTGGCGGCATACAGGAAGGATGGAGCAGCCGCAATAGCTCACGGTCATCGAGGTCGCAGAGCGCCCAACGCGACATCGGAGGCAACGAAGGCTATCGTGCTGCATCTGGCGCGCACGCGATATGCCGGTGTCAACCACACTCATATGAGCGAGCTGTTGAGTGAACGCGAAGGCATAGACATAACTCGCAGCACGCTGCGTAGGCTGCTGGTGAGCGCCGGCGAGAACAGCCCTCGCGGCAGGCGTCCACCCAAGCACCGCGTCCGGCGGCAGCGGATGCCTCGCGAGGGGATGCTGATACAGCTGGACGGCAGCTACCACAGGTGGCTGGGCAGGGACGGACCGCAGTTCACGCTGCTGCTGGCAGTGGATGACGCCACGGGGACCGTGGTCAACGCCCTGTTCTGCGAACTTGAGAACACCCGCGGCTACTTCCGGCTGCTCGACGGGCTGATACGGCATCGCGGCATACCGCTCGCACTCTATGTGGATCGGCACGCCGTCTTCAAGCATACGCCTTCGCCGGAGACTGCCGCCGGCCCCACTCAGTTCAGTCGAGCAATGGACGAGCTTGGCATACAGCTGATCTTCGCTCAATCGCCTCAGGACAAGGGACGAGTGGAGCGAACAGCAGGAACCTTCCAGGACTGGCTCGTCAGTGAACTCCGACTTGCGGGCGCGGCCAGCATCGGTGAAGCCAACCGCGTGCTGGGAAGCTTCCTTCCACGCTTCAACAGCCGCTTCAAGGTGCCTGCACAGGAACTGGAAGTCGCCTATCGCTCGGTGGACGAAGGAATGCGCCGGGAGAAGACTCTGTGCTTCAAGTACAAGCGTAGAGTCGCCAGGGACAACACGGTCAGATACCGCTGGCGCACCCTTCAACTGCTACCCGGCACGGACAGGCAGACCTACGCCGGAGCAGCCGTGGATGTGCTCGAAGGGCTGGACGACAGCCTTGCAGTGCAGCACGAAGGGCGCGACGTTCCTTCTCAGGAAGCGCCGCCGCGTCCGAGTGTCCTTCGAGGCTTCGCAGGTAGAACCGCGCACTCACTCATCATCCATCCGTCCACTGTCAACGGCCTGGGTAGTAAGTGGGTGGATAGACTGGCGACTCAGGACACCAACCTCGATGCCGAGCAGCAGGTCGACACCTCCGGTAGCAACGGGACGGGACGAGTTCGCAAAGTTGCGAGTCCGCGGCGCAGGAAACCCACGCCGTTGCAGACGGCCAGGTGGAGGGCAGTGCAGAAGGCTAAGCACAAGGGTCTGTCCATACGCGGGATCGCGCGGGAGTTGGGCATACACAGGGACACCGCGAAGAAGTACATGAACGCTGACAGACCACCTACGTCACCCGCGCGACTGACTGCAAAGGTATCGTAG
- a CDS encoding HigA family addiction module antidote protein, with protein sequence MPMKNPPHPGLSIRHDCLEPLGLSVTDAAVHLGVSRKHLSDVLNGHSGISPEMAVRLDKAFGGGASAWYQLQAAFDLAQVMQRADEINVKRVA encoded by the coding sequence ATGCCGATGAAAAACCCACCTCATCCTGGACTGTCGATTCGGCACGACTGCCTTGAGCCGCTCGGCCTTAGCGTAACCGATGCTGCCGTTCATCTGGGCGTCAGCCGTAAGCACTTATCCGACGTTCTGAATGGACACTCTGGCATTTCGCCGGAGATGGCTGTGCGCTTGGACAAGGCTTTCGGTGGAGGGGCGTCAGCTTGGTACCAACTGCAGGCGGCCTTTGATCTTGCGCAGGTGATGCAGAGAGCGGATGAGATTAACGTCAAGCGAGTCGCCTAA